In the Alistipes provencensis genome, CTGGGGTTGCTGGTGCGCAAACCTTCGTGGTCACCGGAGGCTGTGCTGACGCTGAACGGCCGGACAATCGCCCCGGAGACGGATTCGGCCGGTTACTGGGTCGTCCGGGAGCCGTGGAGCGGGACGGATACGCTGAAAATCGGCTTCAGCCCGCGCATCACGGCCGAAAAACTACCCGGCTCGGAGCGTTATTCGGCATTGCTTTACGGGCCCTATGTACTGGCCGGACGCATGGGTACGGACTCTCTGCCCGCCTCGTTCTGGCGGGGGATCGACAACGGGGCCAATAACGTGATTCCGATGCCGGAGCGGACCTTCGTGCCTTGGACGGCGGAAACCATCGCTTCGCATGTGGTGAAGACCGGCGACGATCCTCTTACGTTCGGATTCGAAGGGGAGGGGTTCCGGGGCATCGGGATCGAACCTTTCTACCGGATTCATTTCGAACGCTATACGATCTATTGGCCTGTGAAATAGGTCGCCTTGAAAAACAGATATCCCGGAACCGCAAGGTCCGGGATATCTGTTTTTCAGGGCGATTGCTATTTGCTGTTCAGGAACCGCTCCGCGCGGCCGGGGGTGAGCATCTCCCATAGTGAGGCCACTGTCCAGCCCGGTGCGAAGATGTCGTTGTAGAATCCCTTGCCGTTCTTGCCGTAATCCCAGTTGGTGTGCTGTACGACTTCGGGGTAATAACCCGGTTTGGCGACTCCGCACAGCCGTTCTTCGAGCGGAAGGAGCTGGCGCATCGAGTTTCCGATCACTTTGGCGAAATCGGTGAAGCGTTTTTCGCCGTATTCCCGTCCCAGCCAGTCGAGGACCGAACAGAATTCAAAGACAAAAACGTCGATGTGGTTGTTTTCGACCGAGACATTGCCCCAACCCCGGGTCTTCAGCCTAAGGTCTCCGAGCATTTGCCCCGGGGCGAAAGGCACGTCCCAGAGATAGTACCATGAGAGTGCGAAGTAGGCGGCTTTGCGGGCCATGGCGGTATAGTGTTCGCGGGACGCTTTGTCGCTGGCCAATGCCAGATAGTACATGGCTGTTGCGGCGTAGAGCGAAGCCTCCTTGTCTTCGCAGTTGGCATCGAGTGTCGAAGAGAAATAGTCGGCTTTGCCGATGATCTCCGATTCAAGGTAACGGGCTGTTTTTTCGGCGGCGGCGAGGTAACGCTTGTCGCCGAAATAGCGGTAGGCCATGACCAGCGGAAGCGTGGCCGAAGGCGTGCTGCCGCCGCTGGCGTCGACCGTCGTCCGATCGTCACGGAATTTCCGGGGAAAACTGCCGTCCGTGGCCTGCAGTTGCAGGAATGTGTTCAGGACGGCGGTTATTTTCCGTTCCAGACCGGGATGTTTGCGGCCGTGCTCCTTTTCGTAACGCAGGTAGTGGAGCAGGGCATAGATGCCTTCGCTCTGGCGGCGGATGCTGAAAATATCGGTTTCCGTACCATGCTTGAAGTCGACGAATTCGCGGATGAATCCTCCGGCGGAGAATCCGTCGCTTTCATAGCTGTCGAAGGTTGCTCTCGACAGGGTGACGAGGTCGGCACGATCGTGTTCGTATCCGTATTCGAGGGCGTTGAACGCGTTGAGCAGGACTCGTCCTACGAAACCGACCTCGGCGCGGCCGTTGGGCTCGCAATCGGCCGTGCGGAGCTGTTCCCCGGACATGTATTTCAGCGGATAGCTGTCCACATAGGCTGCCGTGAAATAGCCGGTCAGCGCCTCCTTCATCTGTTCGTCCGAATAGGCAGGTTCGGGGATCGCGGGTTGCAGGCGGTCGTAGCTGTATTCCCATGTGTCCTGTACGAAATCGGAGAAGTCTGCGGCCTCCCCGTGGCGGAGTTCCCAGCGGAGGATGACCGTGCCGCCTTCGGGCAGGTGTTGGTAGGCCCGGACCGGCGGGGCCAGCGTGAGCTTGCTGATATAGCAGTAGGGAGTTTCCTGATAGGGGAATCCGAAGCGGAGCGCTGCCCGGCCTTCGATGTTCTCGAAGCCGGTGAATCCGATCGATGTATTGCCCGAGAGGATTACTTCGCCGCTTTTGTGGGTGGTCAGTGCGTCGCAGCCGGGGCCGCATTCGCGCAGTACCGTGTGGAATTTTCCGCTGGCAGGGTCGAAAATACCCGTCAATGGTGCGCTGAGGCGGTCTTCGCGGACGGTCCAACTATCGGCCGAGTGGAACGACGGCGCCTCCTTCGGCGACCGGAGGTTCTGGCGGTACCAGAAACCCGGCATCAGGAACTGGCATCCGTCGTGGGTGAATCCGGTGTCGAACGTCTGGCTGTATTGGAACCAGATGTCGCCCAGAGCGGTAATGCAGATCTCGACCGTGCTGCCAGCGTCGTGCGGGGTTTCGGTGGCGACGATGGAAACGGGGAGTGTGCGGCCCGCTTCCAGCATGAAGCGGCCGTCGCCGGGGCGGGGCGTGAGGAGGTAGTCGACGGCCGGGTTTCCGGGTGTTTTCAGGGAGATCGTGTGGTTGCCCGTGGTCAGCACGTTGCCCGCGGCGCCATAGCCGTATCCCGAAAAGAGCAGGCAGGCAAAGGCGCAGGAAAGGTATTTTTTCATAACAGTTTGGATTGTATGGTCAGTTCGTTTTGAGGTTGCAGTTGGCTGCCCTGAGTGAATTCGCGGTATTTGGAGGGTGTCATGCCGGTTTTCTTTTTGAAGACGATGTTGAAATAGGAGGGGGTTTCAAACCCGACGGCATAGGCGATCTGCTGGCAGTTCATCTCGGAGTTGGTGAGCAGCTCCTTGGATTTTGATATTTTCAGTTCCTGCATGTATTGGTTGGGAGCAAATCCCGTGTACTCCTTGAAGATGCGCCGGAACCAAGAGTATCCCATCCCGATCTGGCGGGCGATGACCTCTCCCGGCAGGTTTTGCTCGATGTTCTCCTGCATCAGTATCTTCGCCTTGGCGATCTGTCCGTCGATGTTCTTGTCGCGGAAAGCCATTTGGCGGTCCTCGCTGTAAGCGAATCCGAGCAGCAGATTGACGATCCCCGCCAGAATCTGCTGATGGCCCGAACCCTGTTGCTGAGCCACGGTCGCAGCCCAACGATAAAGGTGATAGATCTCTTCGTGGATGCCGATGCTGAAGACGGCTTTTTCACGGATGAAAAACCGCGAAGCCACCCTTTTTTCAATGTCCGGTCCCGTGAATCCGACCCAAGATTCGTGCCACCCGGTCTGCGGGTCGGGACGGTAGTTGTGCCATTCGCCCGGAAAGAGCAGGAACATGTCTCCTTCCCGAATTTCACACTCTTTTTGCCGGGTGGATACGAACTGTCCCTTGCCCCGGGTGATGTAGACCAGTTGGTATTCGTTCAAAACGCGCCCTTTCTCAGTCGAAAAGAGGTAACGTGTAGGGTGGTTGCGCGACGGATATTCGGCCTGCGGCGGGATGTTCTGGTGCCCGGCTGTCGTTACGACCATTCCCCAGAGCATATCCTGATCGTTCGACATCAGGTATTTTACATGGCTTTCTTCCATTATGAAAAATTGATAACATCAAAATTTTAAATCGGATGTGCAATTATAGAAATAAATATTTATATAGGCCTTTATATTTTGATAATATTTTGTGTCAGAAAATAAAATCATCAAATCAATGAGAGAAATGAGACCTGCCGTGAATTCCATAGCTTTGCTGAAAATTTATTGCCTGTATTTATGGAAAAAACAACGACACGGGCCCGCGTCGGGCTATTTGCTACAGGGCTCGATACATATTGGGACCAGTTTGACGGCTTGCGCGATCATCTGAACGCTTACAGGGAGGAGATCGCGGCCGGAATCGGAAGGACGGGCGACGTCGAGGTCGTCGATGCCGGAATGGTGGATTCACCCGAGAAGGCGTTCGCGGCAGCGTCGCTGTTGGCGCAAAAAGAGGTGGACCTCGTGTTTCTCTATGTGGCCACCTATTGCCTCTCGTCGACGATCCTGCCGGTGGCCCAGCGTATCGGATGCCCGGTCATCGTGCTGAATCTGCAACCGACGGCTGCCATCGACTATCAGAAGATCAATGCGCTCGGCGATCGGGGGCGGATGACCGGAATGTGGCTGGAAAACTGTCAGGCCTGCTCGGTTCCCGAGATTGCCAACGTGTTCAACCGGGCCGGGTTGCGTTACGACATTGTCACCGGCTACCTGAAAGACATTTTGGCTTGGGAGCAGATCGGGGATTGGGTTGCAGCAGCGAAGGTTTTCCGGGGAATGCGGGAGAACCGGTTGGGTATTTTGGGCCACTATTACGGGGGCATGCTCGACGTCTACACCGACATCACCCGCCAGTCGGCCGTCTTCGGAACGCATATGGAGATGTTGGAAATGTGTGAGTTGAAACGTTACCGGGACCAAATGACCGAAGAGGATGTGGATGCCAAGCTCCGGGAGTTCCGTGCGAACTTCGATGTGAGTCCCGAATGCGAGGAGTCCGAGTTGCGGCGTGCGGCGGCTACGTCGGTCGCGCTGGACCGGATGGTCGAGAATCATCGGCTCGGAGCGATGGCCTACTATTACGAGGGCGAAGGGGTTTACGAGGA is a window encoding:
- a CDS encoding AraC family transcriptional regulator codes for the protein MEESHVKYLMSNDQDMLWGMVVTTAGHQNIPPQAEYPSRNHPTRYLFSTEKGRVLNEYQLVYITRGKGQFVSTRQKECEIREGDMFLLFPGEWHNYRPDPQTGWHESWVGFTGPDIEKRVASRFFIREKAVFSIGIHEEIYHLYRWAATVAQQQGSGHQQILAGIVNLLLGFAYSEDRQMAFRDKNIDGQIAKAKILMQENIEQNLPGEVIARQIGMGYSWFRRIFKEYTGFAPNQYMQELKISKSKELLTNSEMNCQQIAYAVGFETPSYFNIVFKKKTGMTPSKYREFTQGSQLQPQNELTIQSKLL
- a CDS encoding L-fucose/L-arabinose isomerase family protein codes for the protein MEKTTTRARVGLFATGLDTYWDQFDGLRDHLNAYREEIAAGIGRTGDVEVVDAGMVDSPEKAFAAASLLAQKEVDLVFLYVATYCLSSTILPVAQRIGCPVIVLNLQPTAAIDYQKINALGDRGRMTGMWLENCQACSVPEIANVFNRAGLRYDIVTGYLKDILAWEQIGDWVAAAKVFRGMRENRLGILGHYYGGMLDVYTDITRQSAVFGTHMEMLEMCELKRYRDQMTEEDVDAKLREFRANFDVSPECEESELRRAAATSVALDRMVENHRLGAMAYYYEGEGVYEDIATSVIAGNTLLTGRAVPVAGECEVKNAQAMKILSLLGAGGSFSEFYAMDFNDDIVMLGHDGPAHFEIAEGRVGLVPLPVYHGKPGKGLSIQMSVKRGPVTLLSVCEDGESIYLLAAEGEAVEGPTLQIGNTNSRYRFACGARKFMDAWSKAGPSHHCAIGVGHQLERLKKAAFLFNIPILVVE